The genomic window AGCGAGGCGTTGGTGGCCAGCACCGCTTCGCCTGCCTCAGTGAACGCCAATCCAACCAGTCCTGCACCGCTGAGCACAAGCGATGCTTCCTTCTCCGGCGTTATGCGGATGACACCACGTTCGCCATGCAGCGATGCCGCAACGTATACGTTGTCCTGTGTGTCCACAGCCATACCCTGCGGGCGCCCCAGGCCGCGATACCACACACTCACCTCACCTTCTGGCGAGATGGCATGGATCGCCTCGTTGCTACTCGTGGTCGGTCCCGTGACCAGCAACGTCCCATTGCCGAGGAACGCCAGATGGTAGGCCGACACGGAAGGTTCCAGCGTGGCGAACACGAACACGTTGCCCTGCGTATCCAGCTTGAAGATGGTGCCGCTGCGGTCGCCAACGTAGAGGCTGCCGCTGTCGTCGAAGGCCAGTCCGGTGGCAATGCCCATTCCCTCGGCAAACTGCACCGACGCACCATCAGGGTTGATGCGATAGACCGTACCTTCGGAGCGTGAGGAGCAGTACAGATGCCCGTTGGGGCCGAAGGCAAGTGCGCTGGCATTCTGCAGGCCGCGCACGAAGGGCCGCATCTGGTAGTCGCGGTCGATACGGAAGATGGAGACCGGCACATCCTGCCCACGTGTGCCCGAGAAGGTGGCGAAGATGTTGCCTTCGCTGTCTACGGCGGGATTGGCAATGGGATGCAGGTTATCCGCGATCGGCACGGCGACATTCAGTGGCAACGGATTGCTGTGGTGATCGTGGATACGCACGACGACGTCGCCTGAGATAGAGCCGTCCGGAACACGAAAGCTTACGCGCGATGGGGAGGTATAGGTAAGCGGAGCAGCGCTATCGCCTATGGTGATGTTCGGGCGAGTCGCGTCGGCGAGGTGTGCACCGTATAGGTCCACAACGCCGTCGGGCATGGCTGCGGCGGGAGTGATCCGGTCAAGGTGCGGTGCGTTGGGGTCGGCGTGGCCGCGGAGATGGGAGAGCAGCGTCATCACTCTTCAGGGTATGCCGCGATGGTGGCACTTGCAACGTGGCTAGTGTTTGGGTGTGCTCTGGATGAGGTGGTAGATGATGAGGCCCTGCTGCAGCAGCGTCTGCACGATGAGGCCGTAGACGCCAGCAGCCAGGTCGTCCACCACGATGCCCGTGCCTTCGGGGAGTCGCTCCAGACGGCGTACTGGCGGTGGCTTGAGGATGTCGAAGACCCGGAAGCAGAGCAGACCCAGCAGCGCGAACGGCATGGTCGGCAGGCAGAAGACCAGTGTCAGCCACTGTCCTGCTACCTCGTCGATGACCACGATCTGCGGGTCTTTGCGGCCGCTCTCGCGGGCTACGCGGGTGGCTGCGGGAATGCCGACAGCGGTGGCTGTTGCAGCCATGATCAGCGTGATGAGTGGCAACCAGTGATATGGCACATGCGTTGCCACCACAAACCATACGATAAGGGCGGCGACGGAAC from Terriglobus sp. TAA 43 includes these protein-coding regions:
- a CDS encoding IPT/TIG domain-containing protein, translated to MTLLSHLRGHADPNAPHLDRITPAAAMPDGVVDLYGAHLADATRPNITIGDSAAPLTYTSPSRVSFRVPDGSISGDVVVRIHDHHSNPLPLNVAVPIADNLHPIANPAVDSEGNIFATFSGTRGQDVPVSIFRIDRDYQMRPFVRGLQNASALAFGPNGHLYCSSRSEGTVYRINPDGASVQFAEGMGIATGLAFDDSGSLYVGDRSGTIFKLDTQGNVFVFATLEPSVSAYHLAFLGNGTLLVTGPTTSSNEAIHAISPEGEVSVWYRGLGRPQGMAVDTQDNVYVAASLHGERGVIRITPEKEASLVLSGAGLVGLAFTEAGEAVLATNASLYTVDLRVEGRLNR
- a CDS encoding phosphatidylglycerophosphatase A; translation: MPDAQHDTITRDEVLSAEHLPGVKRTRWAWIVGTFFGAGFLKPGPGTYGSVAALIVWFVVATHVPYHWLPLITLIMAATATAVGIPAATRVARESGRKDPQIVVIDEVAGQWLTLVFCLPTMPFALLGLLCFRVFDILKPPPVRRLERLPEGTGIVVDDLAAGVYGLIVQTLLQQGLIIYHLIQSTPKH